A window of Xylophilus sp. GW821-FHT01B05 contains these coding sequences:
- a CDS encoding TolC family protein, which yields MASLAAGIAHAEPPLLPTPRLSPQSLGAVASIDRVKLALLWLAQDHPEVLSAQAAVSTSGYELDATKTARYPRLKVGTSAGNSNVGTVSGSSQSYSVFSADVRMALIDGGGMSSRTRVAEAQTEAQREALKSTVQKVVLDAFTAYLQVQRYDLKARVAERSGEVLSDLLRIEQRRVDLGATGQNDLRMAASRRASVRARQQEFEAQRSDASGKFETYFRFSPKTDFLPTLAAPEQWLRATREAALRTAEDGSTELAEARDQIARARAQVEYQEASRFPTLEAVYGRTHDPRGILVTQPTRVGVELNWNFGNGFDAQLRIRSALAEVDNQQAKFEAARRNLIELTGASWDRTNSGRERERELREAVAESGAAFRGRWRLLEFGRETLPRVLDAQVDYYTLLQDYVDAVYDLRITELRLARATGRLMVARDGDNGWIDTVFTGAARPVLAGDGLDGTLCIAQRAPCMASPDAGTDDTGIALRPAGEIRPL from the coding sequence ATGGCCAGCCTGGCCGCAGGCATCGCGCATGCCGAGCCGCCACTGCTGCCAACGCCCCGGCTCTCGCCGCAGTCGCTGGGCGCCGTCGCCTCCATCGACCGGGTCAAGCTGGCCCTGCTCTGGCTGGCGCAAGACCACCCCGAGGTACTGAGCGCACAGGCGGCCGTCTCCACCAGCGGCTATGAGCTGGACGCCACCAAGACCGCGCGCTACCCACGCCTGAAGGTCGGCACCTCAGCCGGCAACTCCAATGTGGGTACGGTCAGTGGCAGCTCGCAGTCGTATTCCGTCTTCAGTGCCGACGTGCGCATGGCACTCATCGACGGCGGCGGCATGTCCTCGCGCACCAGGGTTGCCGAGGCCCAGACCGAGGCCCAGCGCGAAGCCCTCAAATCCACGGTGCAGAAGGTCGTGCTCGATGCCTTCACCGCCTACCTGCAGGTCCAGCGCTACGACCTGAAGGCGCGTGTCGCCGAGCGCTCGGGCGAAGTGCTCAGCGATCTGCTGCGCATAGAGCAGCGGCGCGTCGACTTGGGGGCCACCGGCCAGAACGACCTGCGCATGGCCGCCTCGCGCCGCGCTAGCGTGCGTGCGCGGCAACAAGAGTTCGAGGCCCAGCGCTCTGACGCCAGCGGCAAGTTCGAGACCTACTTTCGCTTCTCGCCCAAGACCGACTTCCTGCCCACGCTGGCGGCGCCCGAGCAGTGGCTGCGCGCCACGCGCGAGGCCGCACTGCGCACCGCCGAAGACGGCAGCACCGAGCTGGCCGAGGCGCGCGACCAGATCGCCCGGGCCCGGGCGCAGGTTGAGTACCAGGAGGCCTCGCGCTTTCCCACGCTGGAAGCCGTCTACGGCCGCACCCACGACCCGCGCGGCATCCTGGTCACGCAGCCGACGCGGGTGGGCGTGGAACTCAACTGGAACTTCGGCAACGGCTTTGACGCCCAGTTGCGCATCCGCTCTGCGCTGGCCGAGGTAGACAACCAGCAAGCCAAGTTCGAGGCCGCGCGCCGCAACCTGATCGAGCTCACCGGCGCCTCTTGGGACCGCACCAACTCCGGCCGCGAGCGCGAACGCGAACTGCGCGAGGCCGTCGCAGAATCCGGCGCCGCCTTCCGCGGCCGCTGGCGCCTGCTGGAGTTCGGCCGCGAGACACTGCCGCGCGTGCTCGACGCGCAGGTGGACTACTACACGCTGCTGCAAGACTACGTCGACGCCGTGTACGACCTGCGCATCACCGAGCTTAGGCTGGCACGCGCCACCGGCCGGCTCATGGTGGCGCGCGACGGCGACAACGGCTGGATCGACACCGTATTCACCGGCGCCGCCCGGCCCGTGCTGGCCGGCGACGGCCTGGACGGCACGCTCTGCATCGCGCAGCGCGCCCCCTGCATGGCCAGCCCCGACGCCGGCACCGACGACACCGGCATAGCCCTGCGCCCGGCCGGAGAGATCAGGCCGCTGTAG
- a CDS encoding sigma-54 dependent transcriptional regulator — MRTQDHFEDLDLYVWEGKADIQERIARCMSSFEVDVIRADGLPLPGDRDAHRAAVAIISVSMIDSGGMPPSAEVLQGMPVIWVGAASRDRQPHSYPPEYLHVLPFDFTCAELRTMVVKLVRQVRAHGATIQQPGALIANSDCMQALLTEVTAFADCDHNVLVRGETGVGKERIAQNLHLGHSRYGRGPFVAVNCGAIPDGLFESLFFGHAKGSFTGAAYAHKGYFEQATNGTLFLDEIGDLPRYQQVKLLRVLEDNAVMRLGSTSPVKLDFRLVAATNRDLREMVNSGDFRADLFYRLAVIELHVPSLEERGVIDKIAIFKAILNSVLGEEQKSLQEIPYWLTDAISGMYFPGNVRQLRNLAERVGVIVRQMGVWDQVLIQRALQLMRGVAPTPAETERAEQQGDRRRWNGNERNRIIAALENNDWRRQDTAHELGISRKVLWEKMRKYQILDGEPGIPEES, encoded by the coding sequence ATGCGTACCCAAGACCACTTCGAAGACCTCGACCTCTATGTCTGGGAGGGCAAGGCCGACATCCAGGAGCGCATTGCGCGCTGCATGTCGAGCTTCGAGGTGGATGTGATCCGTGCGGATGGCCTGCCGCTGCCTGGCGACCGCGACGCCCACCGTGCTGCGGTGGCGATCATCAGCGTGTCCATGATCGACAGCGGCGGCATGCCGCCTTCGGCGGAGGTGCTGCAGGGCATGCCGGTGATCTGGGTGGGTGCGGCGTCGCGCGACCGGCAGCCGCACAGCTACCCGCCGGAGTACCTGCATGTGCTGCCCTTTGACTTCACCTGCGCAGAGCTGCGCACGATGGTGGTCAAGCTGGTGCGGCAGGTGCGCGCGCATGGCGCGACCATCCAGCAGCCCGGCGCGCTGATTGCCAATTCAGACTGCATGCAGGCGCTGCTGACCGAGGTCACCGCCTTTGCGGATTGCGACCACAACGTGCTGGTGCGCGGCGAGACCGGCGTGGGCAAGGAGCGCATTGCGCAGAACCTGCACCTGGGCCACAGCCGCTACGGGCGCGGGCCTTTTGTGGCGGTGAACTGCGGCGCGATCCCGGATGGCCTGTTCGAGTCGCTGTTCTTTGGCCATGCCAAGGGCTCTTTCACCGGCGCCGCGTATGCGCACAAGGGCTACTTCGAGCAGGCCACCAATGGCACGCTGTTCCTGGACGAGATTGGCGACCTGCCGCGCTACCAGCAAGTGAAGCTGCTGCGCGTGCTGGAGGACAACGCGGTGATGCGGCTGGGCTCGACCTCGCCGGTGAAGCTGGATTTCCGGCTGGTGGCGGCGACCAACCGCGACCTGCGCGAGATGGTCAACAGCGGCGACTTCCGCGCCGACCTGTTCTACCGCCTGGCGGTGATCGAGCTGCACGTACCCAGCCTGGAAGAGCGCGGGGTGATCGACAAGATCGCGATCTTCAAGGCCATCCTCAACTCGGTGCTGGGTGAAGAGCAGAAGTCCCTGCAAGAGATCCCCTACTGGCTGACCGATGCAATATCGGGCATGTACTTCCCGGGCAACGTGCGGCAGTTGCGCAACCTGGCCGAGCGGGTGGGCGTGATCGTGCGGCAGATGGGCGTCTGGGACCAGGTGCTGATCCAGCGGGCGCTGCAGCTCATGCGCGGCGTGGCCCCCACCCCCGCAGAGACCGAGCGGGCCGAGCAGCAGGGCGACCGCCGGCGCTGGAACGGCAACGAGCGCAACCGCATCATTGCCGCGCTGGAGAACAACGACTGGCGCCGCCAGGACACAGCCCACGAGCTGGGCATCAGCCGCAAGGTGCTGTGGGAGAAGATGCGCAAGTACCAGATCCTGGACGGCGAGCCAGGGATTCCGGAAGAGTCTTGA
- a CDS encoding type II secretion system F family protein: MDTQKLIMIGVLLLACGLLVFAGYLVAGELQRHRASTRIAHAIDDRLQAVDPDLSTDATPSLGIRAIDRAEAAPEPDLERGLPLHWLDHRLGRLLVADEDRQLIEQCGLPSARTQLLLLITRALLCFLLPVLAWVLWPAITALDMGFLILAVLFCVGFMLPKWLLARRAARRRARAAHELPLFVDLLRLLQGVGLSLDQSLHVIATEFVPVLKVLAPELAIANRHYQQGRSREHSLRRFGHLYGNDNLASLVAMMVQSDRHGGAVQEPLRLFGERLRERRQSDMKERIGRITVKMTGVMVVTLLPSLIIITAGPGFLAVIRSLGAMAK; this comes from the coding sequence ATGGACACCCAGAAACTCATCATGATCGGCGTGCTGCTGCTGGCCTGCGGGCTGCTGGTATTTGCCGGCTACCTGGTGGCCGGCGAGCTGCAGCGGCACCGCGCCAGCACGCGCATTGCCCATGCCATCGACGACCGCCTGCAGGCCGTGGACCCTGATCTATCGACCGACGCCACGCCGAGCCTGGGCATACGCGCCATCGACCGCGCCGAGGCCGCCCCTGAGCCCGACCTGGAACGGGGCCTGCCCCTGCATTGGCTGGACCACCGGCTGGGCCGCCTGCTGGTGGCCGACGAAGACCGCCAGTTGATAGAGCAGTGCGGCCTGCCCTCCGCCCGCACGCAGTTGCTGCTGCTCATCACCCGCGCCCTGCTCTGCTTCTTGCTGCCCGTGCTGGCCTGGGTGTTATGGCCGGCCATCACGGCCCTGGACATGGGATTTTTGATACTGGCCGTGCTGTTCTGCGTGGGCTTCATGCTGCCCAAGTGGCTGCTGGCACGCCGCGCCGCGCGACGGCGCGCGCGGGCCGCGCACGAGCTGCCGCTGTTCGTGGACCTGCTGCGCCTGTTGCAGGGCGTGGGCCTGAGCCTGGACCAGAGCCTGCATGTGATCGCCACCGAGTTCGTGCCCGTGCTCAAGGTGCTGGCGCCGGAGCTGGCCATTGCCAACCGCCACTACCAGCAGGGGCGGTCGCGCGAGCATTCGCTGCGGCGCTTTGGCCATTTGTACGGCAACGACAACCTGGCCAGCCTGGTGGCCATGATGGTGCAGTCTGACCGGCATGGCGGAGCGGTGCAGGAGCCACTGCGCCTGTTTGGCGAACGCCTGCGCGAGCGGCGCCAATCCGACATGAAGGAGCGCATCGGCCGCATCACGGTGAAGATGACCGGCGTGATGGTCGTCACCCTGCTGCCCTCTCTGATCATCATCACCGCGGGCCCCGGCTTCCTGGCCGTGATCCGCTCACTGGGAGCCATGGCGAAATGA
- a CDS encoding ATP-binding cassette domain-containing protein, whose protein sequence is MIKFLLPRQLVADRPAPPESGACGDAVGVAFRTAYPTLVRAAWWSVPISIFGLLPAIFTLQIYERVIYRSGFATLAAMIAGIFCVLATEFWMRTRRSRRLRDAGATIDHGVSNALMQSMLKRPLRMLEARPASAWFALFRDVGAVRGTVTGGLMLSIFDLPMAFFALVLIGIVALPVLPVVLAFMGVLTFLAWWWADEVRAGRVEETGRGRDLDRTTAEICRARETLKTLAHDEPTVRVWRETYDIWLAESFRKNGQIERARESATVLLTVFSVVVLSVGAVAVLEQWMTVGSMIAANMLAAKALSPVAGLASNWRALAAASEAASRLEKVLQEPLEREPTGVKLPQPKGHVRLEGVGFHYAGAPHPVLKEVDLEMGPGGLHAIVGRNGSGKSTLARLIGGLYTPDQGKVRLDEYDIAQFSREELAEWISTLSQEVYWFGGELIEALRRAAPQQNDEQIVAACRLSGAHEFISRLPAGYRTVVGEGGAGLSVGERRKLALAQLFLRSPSVLLLDEPSNDLDFQSESGLLAALAAVARYRTVVVVTHSLRIVSMAQRVYHVTGNGDVEQGTPAVMVPRLFGVKAPAVPASAAPVTEAPEPEAEPAVAVPRAVNERTFHG, encoded by the coding sequence ATGATCAAATTCCTGCTTCCCCGACAGCTCGTGGCGGACCGTCCAGCGCCGCCCGAGTCCGGCGCTTGCGGTGATGCGGTGGGCGTAGCGTTCCGCACCGCCTACCCGACGCTGGTGCGCGCGGCCTGGTGGTCGGTGCCCATCAGCATCTTCGGCCTGCTGCCGGCGATCTTCACGCTGCAGATCTACGAGCGCGTCATCTACCGCAGCGGCTTTGCCACCCTGGCGGCCATGATCGCCGGCATCTTCTGCGTGCTGGCGACCGAGTTCTGGATGCGCACCCGCCGCTCCCGCCGCCTGCGCGACGCGGGCGCCACCATTGACCATGGCGTGTCCAACGCGCTGATGCAGTCCATGCTCAAGCGGCCACTGCGCATGCTTGAGGCGCGCCCCGCCTCGGCCTGGTTTGCGCTGTTCCGCGATGTCGGGGCGGTGCGTGGCACGGTCACCGGCGGGCTGATGCTGTCCATCTTCGACTTGCCCATGGCCTTCTTCGCGCTGGTGCTGATCGGCATCGTGGCCTTGCCCGTGCTGCCGGTGGTGCTGGCCTTCATGGGCGTGCTGACCTTCCTGGCGTGGTGGTGGGCCGACGAAGTGCGCGCCGGCCGGGTCGAGGAAACCGGCCGTGGCCGCGACCTGGACCGCACCACTGCGGAAATCTGCCGCGCCCGCGAAACCCTGAAGACGCTCGCCCATGACGAGCCCACGGTGCGCGTCTGGCGCGAAACCTACGACATCTGGCTGGCCGAGAGCTTTCGCAAGAACGGCCAGATCGAGCGCGCCCGGGAATCCGCCACGGTGCTGCTCACGGTGTTCTCCGTCGTGGTCCTGTCGGTCGGCGCCGTCGCCGTACTTGAGCAGTGGATGACGGTCGGCAGCATGATCGCGGCCAACATGCTGGCCGCCAAGGCCTTGTCGCCCGTGGCCGGGCTGGCCTCCAACTGGCGTGCGCTGGCAGCCGCCTCGGAAGCCGCCAGCCGCCTCGAGAAGGTGCTGCAAGAGCCGCTCGAGCGCGAGCCCACCGGTGTGAAGCTGCCGCAGCCCAAGGGCCATGTCCGGCTCGAAGGCGTGGGCTTCCACTATGCCGGCGCGCCGCACCCGGTGCTGAAGGAAGTCGACCTGGAAATGGGCCCCGGCGGCCTGCACGCCATCGTCGGGCGCAACGGCTCGGGCAAGTCGACGCTGGCCCGGCTGATCGGCGGCCTCTACACGCCCGACCAAGGCAAGGTGCGGCTCGATGAGTACGACATCGCCCAGTTCTCGCGCGAGGAACTGGCCGAGTGGATCAGCACCCTGTCCCAGGAGGTCTACTGGTTCGGCGGCGAGCTGATCGAGGCCCTGCGCCGCGCTGCGCCGCAGCAGAACGACGAGCAGATCGTTGCCGCCTGCCGGCTCTCCGGCGCGCACGAATTCATCTCGCGCCTGCCTGCGGGTTATCGCACCGTGGTGGGCGAAGGCGGCGCCGGCCTGTCGGTCGGTGAGCGCCGCAAGCTTGCGCTCGCGCAACTGTTCCTGCGCAGCCCCTCGGTGCTGCTGCTCGATGAGCCCAGCAACGACCTCGACTTCCAGAGCGAATCGGGCCTGCTGGCCGCGCTGGCCGCCGTCGCGCGCTACCGCACGGTCGTGGTCGTCACCCATTCGTTACGCATTGTGTCAATGGCCCAGCGCGTCTACCATGTAACCGGGAACGGGGATGTAGAGCAGGGCACGCCTGCGGTCATGGTGCCGCGCCTCTTTGGCGTCAAGGCACCGGCCGTGCCGGCGTCGGCGGCACCGGTGACCGAAGCCCCCGAGCCCGAAGCCGAGCCTGCGGTCGCCGTGCCGCGCGCCGTCAACGAAAGGACCTTCCATGGCTGA
- a CDS encoding DUF3613 domain-containing protein, with amino-acid sequence MTSFQRLAFGAALALGLAAQCAAQGTPPATQERPPESAVDAPPVETATVVPAEPWGVPLQAAPAAPLRVGDATRTLLDMQREGNYASTTRRPIAGDVATLSYQRYLDSFKLPIPANFTATTSDTGKQ; translated from the coding sequence ATGACCTCCTTCCAACGGCTTGCATTCGGTGCCGCGCTGGCACTGGGCCTGGCAGCGCAATGCGCAGCGCAAGGCACCCCACCCGCCACGCAGGAAAGGCCCCCTGAAAGCGCGGTGGACGCGCCCCCCGTGGAAACCGCCACGGTCGTGCCCGCCGAACCCTGGGGCGTGCCCCTGCAGGCGGCCCCCGCCGCGCCCCTGCGCGTGGGTGACGCCACACGCACGCTGCTGGACATGCAGCGCGAGGGCAACTACGCATCCACCACCCGCCGACCGATAGCGGGCGACGTGGCAACGCTGAGCTATCAGCGCTACCTCGACAGCTTCAAGCTGCCGATCCCCGCAAATTTCACCGCGACCACAAGCGACACCGGCAAGCAGTAG
- a CDS encoding TadE/TadG family type IV pilus assembly protein: MTRTRSTLPRHCRRRLRGATAIEFAIIFPVFFLIFYAIVTYALIMVAQQSLTLAASEGARAMLRYQTSLPARQTTACNVAQASLTWLPQTPLCPTPTLVTSQASCTVAGYACYSVVVTYNYAAAPLVPPLLGPLLSLPTPATLTGRAVVYLKTTAS; encoded by the coding sequence ATGACCCGAACCCGTTCAACCCTTCCCCGTCACTGCCGGCGCCGGCTGCGCGGCGCGACGGCGATCGAGTTCGCGATCATCTTTCCGGTCTTCTTCCTGATCTTCTACGCGATCGTTACGTATGCGCTGATCATGGTCGCGCAGCAATCATTGACCTTGGCGGCCTCTGAGGGGGCGCGGGCGATGCTGCGTTATCAAACCTCACTGCCAGCCCGTCAGACGACTGCCTGCAATGTTGCCCAGGCGTCGCTTACTTGGCTTCCGCAGACGCCCCTCTGCCCCACTCCGACGCTGGTAACCAGCCAGGCATCTTGTACTGTGGCCGGGTACGCCTGCTACTCGGTAGTCGTGACCTACAACTATGCGGCCGCACCCCTGGTACCACCGCTGCTGGGCCCGCTGCTGAGCCTTCCAACCCCTGCCACGCTGACCGGAAGAGCAGTGGTGTACCTGAAGACAACGGCATCATGA
- a CDS encoding TadG family pilus assembly protein: protein MKRRSSLRPPRSATRQRGSAAVLGALWITVALICLMSIDIGNIFWQRREAQRVADMAALAGAQRVLQSCPTAQQTSRESALLNARTPTQAFAITEGPDCGVWSATANSSGDRFTATTTNPNAVRVTVSRTVPYWFVFSTNSASRVISATATAKINTPLAALSIRNTLLTVDASRSSLLNAVIGGMLGGSLNLGIAGWQGLVDANINLLNYLDALNIELGLQAGNYDQLLGTQVSLGQLINAAITALPQGGNTAQITAAALSGLLAISAAVPTLDVTLGELLNLQTGTTSAGLNAGVQVLQLVQAIAEIANSKNAVAIEVPISLLGLANINLAVKVIEPAQFSSVGNPVLAEAAPLGDNKIYISTAQVRTLISVELPALDGVTGLLGAVTNLLSPVTTLLNSLLSLNLSVLGDVLSCVLACTKNVTDIDILPPPVKLDISLDAGNAGVWVTGHSCVTNNKSLITQTRTALADLRIGKLGDTWAATKAVAFATKAPPQAAPVPVLDIGEMSCTRILLGLIPVKCDEANRKAYYGGGLALQAQIPVVAQTNPLTFTNPNNVGQPWMPADYQAVPGATNIVSTVSSTLQGLNILKAIPAQGSANGGLANVLTALTNTLSGVISLLQGVVSGLLSPLLDPLLNTLLGNVLGIGLSNAEVGGQLTCDTDAELVQ, encoded by the coding sequence ATGAAACGCCGATCTTCGCTGCGCCCCCCCCGGTCTGCCACACGTCAGCGCGGCTCCGCTGCCGTGCTGGGCGCCCTCTGGATCACGGTGGCCTTGATCTGCCTGATGAGCATCGATATCGGCAACATCTTCTGGCAGCGCCGCGAAGCGCAGCGCGTAGCCGACATGGCCGCGCTGGCGGGGGCTCAAAGAGTTCTGCAGAGTTGCCCAACGGCACAGCAGACCTCCCGCGAAAGTGCACTGCTCAATGCGCGTACTCCAACGCAGGCGTTCGCCATCACGGAAGGCCCAGACTGCGGCGTGTGGTCCGCGACAGCCAACAGTAGCGGAGATCGATTCACCGCGACCACAACCAATCCCAATGCAGTGCGCGTCACGGTATCGCGCACGGTGCCGTACTGGTTTGTCTTCAGCACGAACAGCGCATCCCGCGTCATCAGCGCCACGGCAACGGCCAAGATAAATACGCCGCTTGCGGCGCTGAGCATCCGCAATACGCTGCTCACGGTCGATGCCTCCAGGTCCAGTCTTCTCAATGCCGTCATTGGCGGCATGCTCGGGGGTAGCCTGAACTTGGGGATTGCCGGCTGGCAGGGGCTGGTAGACGCCAACATCAACCTCCTCAACTATCTGGATGCGCTCAATATCGAGCTGGGTTTGCAGGCAGGGAACTACGACCAACTGCTAGGAACCCAGGTCTCGCTGGGCCAACTGATCAATGCTGCGATCACCGCCCTGCCCCAGGGCGGTAACACAGCACAGATCACGGCCGCAGCGCTGAGTGGACTGCTGGCAATCAGCGCAGCAGTCCCGACCCTGGACGTAACACTGGGCGAACTGCTGAACCTCCAGACCGGCACCACCTCTGCTGGCCTCAACGCAGGCGTACAGGTGCTGCAACTGGTGCAGGCCATTGCAGAGATCGCCAACTCAAAAAATGCCGTGGCGATAGAGGTCCCGATCTCCCTGCTGGGACTGGCGAACATCAATCTCGCGGTAAAGGTCATCGAGCCGGCCCAGTTCAGTTCCGTCGGCAACCCTGTGCTGGCCGAGGCCGCGCCCTTAGGAGACAACAAGATCTATATCAGTACGGCTCAGGTCAGGACATTGATCTCGGTTGAGCTTCCCGCACTCGACGGAGTGACGGGGCTGTTAGGTGCCGTTACCAATCTACTTTCACCAGTCACCACTTTGCTAAACAGCCTTTTGAGCCTCAACCTCAGCGTGCTGGGCGACGTACTCTCCTGCGTGCTGGCCTGCACGAAGAACGTGACCGACATCGACATCCTCCCGCCCCCCGTCAAGCTCGATATCAGTTTGGACGCGGGGAACGCCGGCGTATGGGTCACCGGACATAGCTGCGTGACGAACAATAAATCGCTGATTACTCAGACCCGAACAGCTCTTGCTGATCTGCGGATAGGCAAGCTAGGCGACACCTGGGCTGCAACGAAAGCGGTTGCATTCGCCACAAAAGCTCCACCGCAAGCCGCACCAGTTCCAGTGCTCGACATTGGTGAAATGTCTTGCACGCGCATCCTGCTGGGCTTGATCCCGGTGAAGTGCGACGAGGCAAACCGCAAGGCGTACTACGGCGGCGGGCTGGCCCTCCAGGCCCAGATACCGGTTGTTGCCCAGACAAACCCGTTGACATTCACCAATCCGAACAACGTCGGACAGCCCTGGATGCCCGCCGACTATCAAGCGGTCCCTGGCGCAACCAATATTGTTTCCACCGTCAGCAGCACCCTCCAAGGTCTCAACATCCTCAAGGCAATCCCCGCACAAGGCAGTGCAAATGGCGGACTGGCGAACGTTCTTACGGCACTGACCAATACCCTGAGTGGCGTCATCAGCCTATTGCAAGGCGTCGTCTCAGGCCTGCTTTCCCCTCTGCTGGACCCGCTCTTGAACACCCTGCTGGGCAATGTGTTGGGCATCGGCCTATCCAACGCCGAAGTCGGTGGCCAGCTAACGTGCGACACCGATGCGGAGCTTGTCCAATAA
- a CDS encoding HlyD family type I secretion periplasmic adaptor subunit produces MADALASPPPGRPVDLPGVLRPGEAAGPAPATGSFLHRLWQTRGPWLMWGGVALLALIGLLYPVESVVVSPGRVIPSDRVKSVQHLEGGIVNAVLVKEGDRVRRGQTLVEIDLGGTGLNLEELTARHAALLATRSRLTAESLGRPLSRSVFPVGTDEAVIAAERGAYEARSLEQRGVMAGTTSAYEQARSRQIEQQTKVLGLQERLALYEREMQISEQLLSEKLVGQIEVLEKRRQMESVRSDLAVARQGVVSAAAAITEASAKSAEAEGRYRRRASDELSALERQLASVNEDLSRARTQRSRTEVKAPSDGIVKGLRNSSSGWVVKPGEPIMEIVPDEEQIMIEAKLSPNDRGFVTVGQPARVKISAYDFLRYGAVDGHVTLVAADADRDASVPNSATYYRVLVSTAQAYVGRPENRITAGMEAEIDLKVGSDPFIWHMLRPVLKLQREAFREP; encoded by the coding sequence ATGGCTGATGCGCTTGCTTCACCGCCTCCGGGGCGACCGGTGGACCTGCCTGGCGTGCTGCGTCCCGGTGAAGCAGCGGGGCCTGCGCCCGCCACGGGCTCCTTCCTGCATCGCCTGTGGCAAACGCGCGGCCCCTGGCTGATGTGGGGTGGCGTGGCGCTGCTGGCGCTGATCGGCCTGCTGTACCCGGTAGAGAGCGTGGTGGTGTCGCCAGGCCGTGTCATCCCCTCTGACCGTGTGAAGAGCGTCCAGCATCTGGAAGGCGGCATCGTCAACGCCGTGCTGGTCAAGGAAGGCGACCGCGTGCGCCGTGGCCAGACCCTGGTGGAAATCGACCTGGGCGGCACCGGCCTCAACCTTGAAGAACTCACCGCGCGCCACGCCGCCCTGCTGGCCACGCGCAGCCGGCTCACGGCAGAGAGCCTGGGCCGGCCGCTCTCGCGCTCGGTCTTCCCCGTTGGCACCGACGAGGCCGTGATTGCTGCCGAGCGCGGCGCCTACGAAGCCCGCTCGCTGGAACAGCGCGGCGTGATGGCGGGCACCACATCTGCCTACGAGCAGGCGCGCAGCCGCCAGATCGAGCAGCAGACCAAGGTGCTGGGCCTGCAAGAGCGCCTGGCGCTCTACGAGCGTGAAATGCAGATATCCGAGCAACTGCTCAGCGAGAAACTGGTGGGCCAGATCGAGGTGCTGGAGAAACGCCGCCAGATGGAATCAGTGCGCAGCGACCTCGCCGTGGCGCGCCAGGGCGTGGTGTCTGCCGCCGCTGCCATCACCGAGGCCAGCGCCAAGTCGGCCGAGGCCGAGGGCCGCTACCGGCGCCGCGCATCAGACGAGCTGTCGGCCCTGGAGCGCCAGCTCGCCAGCGTCAACGAAGACCTCTCGCGCGCCCGCACCCAGCGCTCGCGCACCGAGGTCAAGGCGCCGTCCGACGGCATCGTCAAAGGCCTGCGCAACTCCAGCTCGGGCTGGGTGGTCAAGCCCGGCGAGCCCATCATGGAGATCGTGCCCGACGAAGAGCAGATCATGATCGAAGCCAAGCTGAGCCCCAACGACCGTGGCTTTGTCACTGTCGGCCAGCCGGCGCGGGTCAAGATATCGGCCTACGACTTCCTGCGCTACGGCGCGGTCGATGGCCATGTCACCCTGGTGGCGGCCGACGCAGACCGCGACGCTTCGGTGCCCAACTCGGCCACCTACTACCGGGTACTGGTGAGCACCGCGCAAGCCTATGTCGGCCGGCCCGAGAACCGCATCACCGCCGGCATGGAGGCCGAGATCGACCTCAAGGTCGGCTCAGACCCCTTCATCTGGCACATGTTGCGGCCAGTGCTCAAGTTGCAACGCGAAGCCTTCCGGGAGCCATGA